From the Equus quagga isolate Etosha38 chromosome 16, UCLA_HA_Equagga_1.0, whole genome shotgun sequence genome, one window contains:
- the RHPN1 gene encoding rhophilin-1 isoform X5 gives MIPEERPDGPGAGDESVRLQAAGSVRKGCDPLAQTQRGRPQSRRARIHQQINKELRMRTGAENLYRATSNARVRETVALELSYVNSSLQLLKEELEELNSNVDVDRPESEGITVPMIPLGLKETKELDWSTPLKGLPSAVVLPTSAGRLQGRPAPALPLNQELISGHFGEDGTSYEAEIRELEDLRQVRLTHGGPSPAAGPGLREGQRALQHRCPPHPDWGSPGPLLSRGHQPCGRGLSEGCCLLRENFSRAPSPDMSPASLSMLEQLMTAQAQECVFEGLLLPAPTAPHNCLAQLYLAQEAAQVAAEYGLAHGTMAQPPIRDYVPFPWTTLVRVKAEYFRALAHYHAAVALCDGPLAAEEFPALEQVFLGLPASAEPQGPALLQEPEERRKLGKAHLKRAILGQEEALRLHAVCRALRRVDLLQAVLVQALQRSLAKYSELDLEDDFFEATEAPDILREQPAKTHKRPEIRAPSFSRVKVADIFHRLGPLSVFSAKNRWRLVGPIHVTRGEGGFGFTLRGDSPVLIAAVVPGGRAAAAGLQEGDYIVSVNGQPCKWWKHAEVVAQLKGVGDEGASLQVVTLLPSAEPPGTGDRRPALGGLLRSQKECGWEMPAPARASPRPLLGWGRKAKRGKTGERLSPAPHP, from the exons ATGATCCCCGAGGAGAGGCCGGACGGCCCGGGCGCCGGCGATGAAAGCGTCCGGCTGCAGGCGGCCGGCAGCGTCCGCAAG GGCTGTGACCCACTGGCACAGACACAGCGAGGCCGCCCGCAGAGCCGCAGGGCCCGGATCCACCAGCAGATCAACAAGGAGCTGCGGATGCGGACAGGCGCTGAGAACCTCTACAG AGCCACCAGCAACGCCCGGGTCAGGGAGACGGTGGCGCTAGAGCTGAGCTACGTCAACTCCAGCCTGCAGCTGctgaaggaggagctggaggaactCAATAGCAATGTGGACGTGGACCGGCCTGAGag CGAAGGTATTACTGTCCCCATGATCCCCCTGGGGCTGAAGGAGACCAAGGAGCTGGACTGGTCCACACCCCTGAAG GGCCTCCCCTCCGCTGTGGTCTTGCCCACGTCAGCTGGGAGACTCCAGGGAAGGCCAGCGCCTGCCCTCCCCCTCAATCAGGAGCTGATCTCGGGGCACTTTGGAGAGGATGGCACCTCCTACGAGGCCGAAATCAGGGAGCTGGAGGACCTGCGGCAG GTACGACTCACTCACGGGGGTCCCAGCCCAGCAGCGGGCCCTGGCCTTCGAGAAGGGCAGCGTGCTCTTCAACATCGGTGCCCTCCACACCCAGATTGGGGCTCGCCAGGACCGCTCCTGTCCCGAGGGCACCAGCCGTGCGGCAGAGGCCTTTCGGAGGGCTGCTG TCTGCTGAGGGAGAACTTCTCCCGTGCGCCGAGCCCCGACATGAGCCCTGCCTCGCTCTCCATGCTGGAGCAGCTCATGACCGCCCAGGCCCAGGAGTGTGTCTTTGAGGGCCTCTTGCTGCCGGCCCCTACCGCCCCCCACAACTGCCTGGCCCAGCTGTACCTGGCTCAGGAGGCTGCCCAG GTGGCAGCTGAGTACGGGCTGGCACACGGGACCATGGCCCAGCCACCCATTCGCGACTACGTGCCCTTCCCCTGGACCACCCTGGTGCGCGTCAAGGCCGAGTACTTCCGCGCCCTAGCCCACTACCACGCAGCCGTGGCCCTCTGTGATGGCCCCC TGGCAGCTGAGGAGTTCCCGGCACTCGAGCAGGTCTTCCTAGGGCTTCCAGCCTCAGCTGAGCCGCAGGGACCCGCGCTGCTGCAGGAACCGGAGGAGCGGAGGAAGCTCG GCAAGGCCCACCTGAAGCGCGCCATCCTCGGCCAGGAGGAGGCGCTGCGGCTGCACGCGGTGTGCCGTGCCCTGCGCAGGGTGGACCTGCTGCAGGCGGTGCTGGTCCAGGCGCTGCAGCGCTCGCTGGCCAAGTACTCGGAGCTCGACCTCGAGGATGACTTTTTCGAGGCCACCGAGGCCCCTGACATCCTGCGTGAGCAGCCAG CCAAGACACATAAGAGGCCGGAGATCAGGGCTCCCAGCTTCTCCCGGGTGAAAGTGGCTGACATCTTCCACCGGCTG GGGCCCCTGTCCGTGTTCTCCGCCAAGAACCGCTGGCGGCTAGTGGGGCCCATCCACGTGACCCGAGGAGAAGGTGGCTTTGGCTTCACGCTGAGGGGAGACTCGCCCGTCCTCATCGCTGCCGTCGTTCCAGGGGGCAGAGCTGCG GCGGCTGGCCTACAGGAGGGCGACTACATTGTGTCCGTGAACGGGCAGCCGTGCAAGTGGTGGAAGCATGCTGAGGTGGTGGCCCAGCTGAAGGGTGTGGGTGATGAGGGTGCCAGCCTGCAGGTGGTGACGCTGTTGCCCAGCGCTGAGCCACCTGGCACG GGGGACCGCCGGCCGGCCCTGGGGGGGCTTCTGAGGAGCCAGAAGGAGTGTGGCTGGGAGATGCCAGCACCTGCAcgagccagccccaggcccctccttGGCTGGGGCCGCAAGGCCAAGAGGGGCAAGACTGGAGAGAGGCTGtccccagccccacacccctGA
- the RHPN1 gene encoding rhophilin-1 isoform X3: protein MIPEERPDGPGAGDESVRLQAAGSVRKGCDPLAQTQRGRPQSRRARIHQQINKELRMRTGAENLYRATSNARVRETVALELSYVNSSLQLLKEELEELNSNVDVDRPESEGITVPMIPLGLKETKELDWSTPLKELISGHFGEDGTSYEAEIRELEDLRQAMRTPSRSEAGLELLMAYYNQLCFLDARFVAPARSLALLFHWYDSLTGVPAQQRALAFEKGSVLFNIGALHTQIGARQDRSCPEGTSRAAEAFRRAAGAFSLLRENFSRAPSPDMSPASLSMLEQLMTAQAQECVFEGLLLPAPTAPHNCLAQLYLAQEAAQVAAEYGLAHGTMAQPPIRDYVPFPWTTLVRVKAEYFRALAHYHAAVALCDGPLAAEEFPALEQVFLGLPASAEPQGPALLQEPEERRKLGKAHLKRAILGQEEALRLHAVCRALRRVDLLQAVLVQALQRSLAKYSELDLEDDFFEATEAPDILREQPAKTHKRPEIRAPSFSRVKVADIFHRLGPLSVFSAKNRWRLVGPIHVTRGEGGFGFTLRGDSPVLIAAVVPGGRAAAAGLQEGDYIVSVNGQPCKWWKHAEVVAQLKGVGDEGASLQVVTLLPSAEPPGTGDRRPALGGLLRSQKECGWEMPAPARASPRPLLGWGRKAKRGKTGERLSPAPHP, encoded by the exons ATGATCCCCGAGGAGAGGCCGGACGGCCCGGGCGCCGGCGATGAAAGCGTCCGGCTGCAGGCGGCCGGCAGCGTCCGCAAG GGCTGTGACCCACTGGCACAGACACAGCGAGGCCGCCCGCAGAGCCGCAGGGCCCGGATCCACCAGCAGATCAACAAGGAGCTGCGGATGCGGACAGGCGCTGAGAACCTCTACAG AGCCACCAGCAACGCCCGGGTCAGGGAGACGGTGGCGCTAGAGCTGAGCTACGTCAACTCCAGCCTGCAGCTGctgaaggaggagctggaggaactCAATAGCAATGTGGACGTGGACCGGCCTGAGag CGAAGGTATTACTGTCCCCATGATCCCCCTGGGGCTGAAGGAGACCAAGGAGCTGGACTGGTCCACACCCCTGAAG GAGCTGATCTCGGGGCACTTTGGAGAGGATGGCACCTCCTACGAGGCCGAAATCAGGGAGCTGGAGGACCTGCGGCAG GCCATGCGGACACCCAGCCGGAGCGAGGCGGGCCTGGAGCTCCTCATGGCCTACTACAACCAGCTCTGCTTCCTGGACGCGCGCTTCGTGGCCCCTGCCAGGAGCCTCGCGCTGCTCTTCCACTG GTACGACTCACTCACGGGGGTCCCAGCCCAGCAGCGGGCCCTGGCCTTCGAGAAGGGCAGCGTGCTCTTCAACATCGGTGCCCTCCACACCCAGATTGGGGCTCGCCAGGACCGCTCCTGTCCCGAGGGCACCAGCCGTGCGGCAGAGGCCTTTCGGAGGGCTGCTG GGGCCTTCAGTCTGCTGAGGGAGAACTTCTCCCGTGCGCCGAGCCCCGACATGAGCCCTGCCTCGCTCTCCATGCTGGAGCAGCTCATGACCGCCCAGGCCCAGGAGTGTGTCTTTGAGGGCCTCTTGCTGCCGGCCCCTACCGCCCCCCACAACTGCCTGGCCCAGCTGTACCTGGCTCAGGAGGCTGCCCAG GTGGCAGCTGAGTACGGGCTGGCACACGGGACCATGGCCCAGCCACCCATTCGCGACTACGTGCCCTTCCCCTGGACCACCCTGGTGCGCGTCAAGGCCGAGTACTTCCGCGCCCTAGCCCACTACCACGCAGCCGTGGCCCTCTGTGATGGCCCCC TGGCAGCTGAGGAGTTCCCGGCACTCGAGCAGGTCTTCCTAGGGCTTCCAGCCTCAGCTGAGCCGCAGGGACCCGCGCTGCTGCAGGAACCGGAGGAGCGGAGGAAGCTCG GCAAGGCCCACCTGAAGCGCGCCATCCTCGGCCAGGAGGAGGCGCTGCGGCTGCACGCGGTGTGCCGTGCCCTGCGCAGGGTGGACCTGCTGCAGGCGGTGCTGGTCCAGGCGCTGCAGCGCTCGCTGGCCAAGTACTCGGAGCTCGACCTCGAGGATGACTTTTTCGAGGCCACCGAGGCCCCTGACATCCTGCGTGAGCAGCCAG CCAAGACACATAAGAGGCCGGAGATCAGGGCTCCCAGCTTCTCCCGGGTGAAAGTGGCTGACATCTTCCACCGGCTG GGGCCCCTGTCCGTGTTCTCCGCCAAGAACCGCTGGCGGCTAGTGGGGCCCATCCACGTGACCCGAGGAGAAGGTGGCTTTGGCTTCACGCTGAGGGGAGACTCGCCCGTCCTCATCGCTGCCGTCGTTCCAGGGGGCAGAGCTGCG GCGGCTGGCCTACAGGAGGGCGACTACATTGTGTCCGTGAACGGGCAGCCGTGCAAGTGGTGGAAGCATGCTGAGGTGGTGGCCCAGCTGAAGGGTGTGGGTGATGAGGGTGCCAGCCTGCAGGTGGTGACGCTGTTGCCCAGCGCTGAGCCACCTGGCACG GGGGACCGCCGGCCGGCCCTGGGGGGGCTTCTGAGGAGCCAGAAGGAGTGTGGCTGGGAGATGCCAGCACCTGCAcgagccagccccaggcccctccttGGCTGGGGCCGCAAGGCCAAGAGGGGCAAGACTGGAGAGAGGCTGtccccagccccacacccctGA
- the RHPN1 gene encoding rhophilin-1 isoform X7, producing the protein MIPEERPDGPGAGDESVRLQAAGSVRKGCDPLAQTQRGRPQSRRARIHQQINKELRMRTGAENLYRATSNARVRETVALELSYVNSSLQLLKEELEELNSNVDVDRPESEGITVPMIPLGLKETKELDWSTPLKELISGHFGEDGTSYEAEIRELEDLRQVRLTHGGPSPAAGPGLREGQRALQHRCPPHPDWGSPGPLLSRGHQPCGRGLSEGCCLLRENFSRAPSPDMSPASLSMLEQLMTAQAQECVFEGLLLPAPTAPHNCLAQLYLAQEAAQVAAEYGLAHGTMAQPPIRDYVPFPWTTLVRVKAEYFRALAHYHAAVALCDGPLAAEEFPALEQVFLGLPASAEPQGPALLQEPEERRKLGKAHLKRAILGQEEALRLHAVCRALRRVDLLQAVLVQALQRSLAKYSELDLEDDFFEATEAPDILREQPAKTHKRPEIRAPSFSRVKVADIFHRLGPLSVFSAKNRWRLVGPIHVTRGEGGFGFTLRGDSPVLIAAVVPGGRAAAAGLQEGDYIVSVNGQPCKWWKHAEVVAQLKGVGDEGASLQVVTLLPSAEPPGTGDRRPALGGLLRSQKECGWEMPAPARASPRPLLGWGRKAKRGKTGERLSPAPHP; encoded by the exons ATGATCCCCGAGGAGAGGCCGGACGGCCCGGGCGCCGGCGATGAAAGCGTCCGGCTGCAGGCGGCCGGCAGCGTCCGCAAG GGCTGTGACCCACTGGCACAGACACAGCGAGGCCGCCCGCAGAGCCGCAGGGCCCGGATCCACCAGCAGATCAACAAGGAGCTGCGGATGCGGACAGGCGCTGAGAACCTCTACAG AGCCACCAGCAACGCCCGGGTCAGGGAGACGGTGGCGCTAGAGCTGAGCTACGTCAACTCCAGCCTGCAGCTGctgaaggaggagctggaggaactCAATAGCAATGTGGACGTGGACCGGCCTGAGag CGAAGGTATTACTGTCCCCATGATCCCCCTGGGGCTGAAGGAGACCAAGGAGCTGGACTGGTCCACACCCCTGAAG GAGCTGATCTCGGGGCACTTTGGAGAGGATGGCACCTCCTACGAGGCCGAAATCAGGGAGCTGGAGGACCTGCGGCAG GTACGACTCACTCACGGGGGTCCCAGCCCAGCAGCGGGCCCTGGCCTTCGAGAAGGGCAGCGTGCTCTTCAACATCGGTGCCCTCCACACCCAGATTGGGGCTCGCCAGGACCGCTCCTGTCCCGAGGGCACCAGCCGTGCGGCAGAGGCCTTTCGGAGGGCTGCTG TCTGCTGAGGGAGAACTTCTCCCGTGCGCCGAGCCCCGACATGAGCCCTGCCTCGCTCTCCATGCTGGAGCAGCTCATGACCGCCCAGGCCCAGGAGTGTGTCTTTGAGGGCCTCTTGCTGCCGGCCCCTACCGCCCCCCACAACTGCCTGGCCCAGCTGTACCTGGCTCAGGAGGCTGCCCAG GTGGCAGCTGAGTACGGGCTGGCACACGGGACCATGGCCCAGCCACCCATTCGCGACTACGTGCCCTTCCCCTGGACCACCCTGGTGCGCGTCAAGGCCGAGTACTTCCGCGCCCTAGCCCACTACCACGCAGCCGTGGCCCTCTGTGATGGCCCCC TGGCAGCTGAGGAGTTCCCGGCACTCGAGCAGGTCTTCCTAGGGCTTCCAGCCTCAGCTGAGCCGCAGGGACCCGCGCTGCTGCAGGAACCGGAGGAGCGGAGGAAGCTCG GCAAGGCCCACCTGAAGCGCGCCATCCTCGGCCAGGAGGAGGCGCTGCGGCTGCACGCGGTGTGCCGTGCCCTGCGCAGGGTGGACCTGCTGCAGGCGGTGCTGGTCCAGGCGCTGCAGCGCTCGCTGGCCAAGTACTCGGAGCTCGACCTCGAGGATGACTTTTTCGAGGCCACCGAGGCCCCTGACATCCTGCGTGAGCAGCCAG CCAAGACACATAAGAGGCCGGAGATCAGGGCTCCCAGCTTCTCCCGGGTGAAAGTGGCTGACATCTTCCACCGGCTG GGGCCCCTGTCCGTGTTCTCCGCCAAGAACCGCTGGCGGCTAGTGGGGCCCATCCACGTGACCCGAGGAGAAGGTGGCTTTGGCTTCACGCTGAGGGGAGACTCGCCCGTCCTCATCGCTGCCGTCGTTCCAGGGGGCAGAGCTGCG GCGGCTGGCCTACAGGAGGGCGACTACATTGTGTCCGTGAACGGGCAGCCGTGCAAGTGGTGGAAGCATGCTGAGGTGGTGGCCCAGCTGAAGGGTGTGGGTGATGAGGGTGCCAGCCTGCAGGTGGTGACGCTGTTGCCCAGCGCTGAGCCACCTGGCACG GGGGACCGCCGGCCGGCCCTGGGGGGGCTTCTGAGGAGCCAGAAGGAGTGTGGCTGGGAGATGCCAGCACCTGCAcgagccagccccaggcccctccttGGCTGGGGCCGCAAGGCCAAGAGGGGCAAGACTGGAGAGAGGCTGtccccagccccacacccctGA
- the RHPN1 gene encoding rhophilin-1 isoform X6 codes for MRTGAENLYRATSNARVRETVALELSYVNSSLQLLKEELEELNSNVDVDRPESEGITVPMIPLGLKETKELDWSTPLKGLPSAVVLPTSAGRLQGRPAPALPLNQELISGHFGEDGTSYEAEIRELEDLRQAMRTPSRSEAGLELLMAYYNQLCFLDARFVAPARSLALLFHWYDSLTGVPAQQRALAFEKGSVLFNIGALHTQIGARQDRSCPEGTSRAAEAFRRAAGAFSLLRENFSRAPSPDMSPASLSMLEQLMTAQAQECVFEGLLLPAPTAPHNCLAQLYLAQEAAQVAAEYGLAHGTMAQPPIRDYVPFPWTTLVRVKAEYFRALAHYHAAVALCDGPLAAEEFPALEQVFLGLPASAEPQGPALLQEPEERRKLGKAHLKRAILGQEEALRLHAVCRALRRVDLLQAVLVQALQRSLAKYSELDLEDDFFEATEAPDILREQPAKTHKRPEIRAPSFSRVKVADIFHRLGPLSVFSAKNRWRLVGPIHVTRGEGGFGFTLRGDSPVLIAAVVPGGRAAAAGLQEGDYIVSVNGQPCKWWKHAEVVAQLKGVGDEGASLQVVTLLPSAEPPGTGDRRPALGGLLRSQKECGWEMPAPARASPRPLLGWGRKAKRGKTGERLSPAPHP; via the exons ATGCGGACAGGCGCTGAGAACCTCTACAG AGCCACCAGCAACGCCCGGGTCAGGGAGACGGTGGCGCTAGAGCTGAGCTACGTCAACTCCAGCCTGCAGCTGctgaaggaggagctggaggaactCAATAGCAATGTGGACGTGGACCGGCCTGAGag CGAAGGTATTACTGTCCCCATGATCCCCCTGGGGCTGAAGGAGACCAAGGAGCTGGACTGGTCCACACCCCTGAAG GGCCTCCCCTCCGCTGTGGTCTTGCCCACGTCAGCTGGGAGACTCCAGGGAAGGCCAGCGCCTGCCCTCCCCCTCAATCAGGAGCTGATCTCGGGGCACTTTGGAGAGGATGGCACCTCCTACGAGGCCGAAATCAGGGAGCTGGAGGACCTGCGGCAG GCCATGCGGACACCCAGCCGGAGCGAGGCGGGCCTGGAGCTCCTCATGGCCTACTACAACCAGCTCTGCTTCCTGGACGCGCGCTTCGTGGCCCCTGCCAGGAGCCTCGCGCTGCTCTTCCACTG GTACGACTCACTCACGGGGGTCCCAGCCCAGCAGCGGGCCCTGGCCTTCGAGAAGGGCAGCGTGCTCTTCAACATCGGTGCCCTCCACACCCAGATTGGGGCTCGCCAGGACCGCTCCTGTCCCGAGGGCACCAGCCGTGCGGCAGAGGCCTTTCGGAGGGCTGCTG GGGCCTTCAGTCTGCTGAGGGAGAACTTCTCCCGTGCGCCGAGCCCCGACATGAGCCCTGCCTCGCTCTCCATGCTGGAGCAGCTCATGACCGCCCAGGCCCAGGAGTGTGTCTTTGAGGGCCTCTTGCTGCCGGCCCCTACCGCCCCCCACAACTGCCTGGCCCAGCTGTACCTGGCTCAGGAGGCTGCCCAG GTGGCAGCTGAGTACGGGCTGGCACACGGGACCATGGCCCAGCCACCCATTCGCGACTACGTGCCCTTCCCCTGGACCACCCTGGTGCGCGTCAAGGCCGAGTACTTCCGCGCCCTAGCCCACTACCACGCAGCCGTGGCCCTCTGTGATGGCCCCC TGGCAGCTGAGGAGTTCCCGGCACTCGAGCAGGTCTTCCTAGGGCTTCCAGCCTCAGCTGAGCCGCAGGGACCCGCGCTGCTGCAGGAACCGGAGGAGCGGAGGAAGCTCG GCAAGGCCCACCTGAAGCGCGCCATCCTCGGCCAGGAGGAGGCGCTGCGGCTGCACGCGGTGTGCCGTGCCCTGCGCAGGGTGGACCTGCTGCAGGCGGTGCTGGTCCAGGCGCTGCAGCGCTCGCTGGCCAAGTACTCGGAGCTCGACCTCGAGGATGACTTTTTCGAGGCCACCGAGGCCCCTGACATCCTGCGTGAGCAGCCAG CCAAGACACATAAGAGGCCGGAGATCAGGGCTCCCAGCTTCTCCCGGGTGAAAGTGGCTGACATCTTCCACCGGCTG GGGCCCCTGTCCGTGTTCTCCGCCAAGAACCGCTGGCGGCTAGTGGGGCCCATCCACGTGACCCGAGGAGAAGGTGGCTTTGGCTTCACGCTGAGGGGAGACTCGCCCGTCCTCATCGCTGCCGTCGTTCCAGGGGGCAGAGCTGCG GCGGCTGGCCTACAGGAGGGCGACTACATTGTGTCCGTGAACGGGCAGCCGTGCAAGTGGTGGAAGCATGCTGAGGTGGTGGCCCAGCTGAAGGGTGTGGGTGATGAGGGTGCCAGCCTGCAGGTGGTGACGCTGTTGCCCAGCGCTGAGCCACCTGGCACG GGGGACCGCCGGCCGGCCCTGGGGGGGCTTCTGAGGAGCCAGAAGGAGTGTGGCTGGGAGATGCCAGCACCTGCAcgagccagccccaggcccctccttGGCTGGGGCCGCAAGGCCAAGAGGGGCAAGACTGGAGAGAGGCTGtccccagccccacacccctGA
- the RHPN1 gene encoding rhophilin-1 isoform X2, with amino-acid sequence MIPEERPDGPGAGDESVRLQAAGSVRKGCDPLAQTQRGRPQSRRARIHQQINKELRMRTGAENLYRATSNARVRETVALELSYVNSSLQLLKEELEELNSNVDVDRPESEGITVPMIPLGLKETKELDWSTPLKGLPSAVVLPTSAGRLQGRPAPALPLNQELISGHFGEDGTSYEAEIRELEDLRQAMRTPSRSEAGLELLMAYYNQLCFLDARFVAPARSLALLFHWYDSLTGVPAQQRALAFEKGSVLFNIGALHTQIGARQDRSCPEGTSRAAEAFRRAAGAFSLLRENFSRAPSPDMSPASLSMLEQLMTAQAQECVFEGLLLPAPTAPHNCLAQLYLAQEAAQVAAEYGLAHGTMAQPPIRDYVPFPWTTLVRVKAEYFRALAHYHAAVALCDGPLAAEEFPALEQVFLGLPASAEPQGPALLQEPEERRKLGKAHLKRAILGQEEALRLHAVCRALRRVDLLQAVLVQALQRSLAKYSELDLEDDFFEATEAPDILPKTHKRPEIRAPSFSRVKVADIFHRLGPLSVFSAKNRWRLVGPIHVTRGEGGFGFTLRGDSPVLIAAVVPGGRAAAAGLQEGDYIVSVNGQPCKWWKHAEVVAQLKGVGDEGASLQVVTLLPSAEPPGTGDRRPALGGLLRSQKECGWEMPAPARASPRPLLGWGRKAKRGKTGERLSPAPHP; translated from the exons ATGATCCCCGAGGAGAGGCCGGACGGCCCGGGCGCCGGCGATGAAAGCGTCCGGCTGCAGGCGGCCGGCAGCGTCCGCAAG GGCTGTGACCCACTGGCACAGACACAGCGAGGCCGCCCGCAGAGCCGCAGGGCCCGGATCCACCAGCAGATCAACAAGGAGCTGCGGATGCGGACAGGCGCTGAGAACCTCTACAG AGCCACCAGCAACGCCCGGGTCAGGGAGACGGTGGCGCTAGAGCTGAGCTACGTCAACTCCAGCCTGCAGCTGctgaaggaggagctggaggaactCAATAGCAATGTGGACGTGGACCGGCCTGAGag CGAAGGTATTACTGTCCCCATGATCCCCCTGGGGCTGAAGGAGACCAAGGAGCTGGACTGGTCCACACCCCTGAAG GGCCTCCCCTCCGCTGTGGTCTTGCCCACGTCAGCTGGGAGACTCCAGGGAAGGCCAGCGCCTGCCCTCCCCCTCAATCAGGAGCTGATCTCGGGGCACTTTGGAGAGGATGGCACCTCCTACGAGGCCGAAATCAGGGAGCTGGAGGACCTGCGGCAG GCCATGCGGACACCCAGCCGGAGCGAGGCGGGCCTGGAGCTCCTCATGGCCTACTACAACCAGCTCTGCTTCCTGGACGCGCGCTTCGTGGCCCCTGCCAGGAGCCTCGCGCTGCTCTTCCACTG GTACGACTCACTCACGGGGGTCCCAGCCCAGCAGCGGGCCCTGGCCTTCGAGAAGGGCAGCGTGCTCTTCAACATCGGTGCCCTCCACACCCAGATTGGGGCTCGCCAGGACCGCTCCTGTCCCGAGGGCACCAGCCGTGCGGCAGAGGCCTTTCGGAGGGCTGCTG GGGCCTTCAGTCTGCTGAGGGAGAACTTCTCCCGTGCGCCGAGCCCCGACATGAGCCCTGCCTCGCTCTCCATGCTGGAGCAGCTCATGACCGCCCAGGCCCAGGAGTGTGTCTTTGAGGGCCTCTTGCTGCCGGCCCCTACCGCCCCCCACAACTGCCTGGCCCAGCTGTACCTGGCTCAGGAGGCTGCCCAG GTGGCAGCTGAGTACGGGCTGGCACACGGGACCATGGCCCAGCCACCCATTCGCGACTACGTGCCCTTCCCCTGGACCACCCTGGTGCGCGTCAAGGCCGAGTACTTCCGCGCCCTAGCCCACTACCACGCAGCCGTGGCCCTCTGTGATGGCCCCC TGGCAGCTGAGGAGTTCCCGGCACTCGAGCAGGTCTTCCTAGGGCTTCCAGCCTCAGCTGAGCCGCAGGGACCCGCGCTGCTGCAGGAACCGGAGGAGCGGAGGAAGCTCG GCAAGGCCCACCTGAAGCGCGCCATCCTCGGCCAGGAGGAGGCGCTGCGGCTGCACGCGGTGTGCCGTGCCCTGCGCAGGGTGGACCTGCTGCAGGCGGTGCTGGTCCAGGCGCTGCAGCGCTCGCTGGCCAAGTACTCGGAGCTCGACCTCGAGGATGACTTTTTCGAGGCCACCGAGGCCCCTGACATCCTGC CCAAGACACATAAGAGGCCGGAGATCAGGGCTCCCAGCTTCTCCCGGGTGAAAGTGGCTGACATCTTCCACCGGCTG GGGCCCCTGTCCGTGTTCTCCGCCAAGAACCGCTGGCGGCTAGTGGGGCCCATCCACGTGACCCGAGGAGAAGGTGGCTTTGGCTTCACGCTGAGGGGAGACTCGCCCGTCCTCATCGCTGCCGTCGTTCCAGGGGGCAGAGCTGCG GCGGCTGGCCTACAGGAGGGCGACTACATTGTGTCCGTGAACGGGCAGCCGTGCAAGTGGTGGAAGCATGCTGAGGTGGTGGCCCAGCTGAAGGGTGTGGGTGATGAGGGTGCCAGCCTGCAGGTGGTGACGCTGTTGCCCAGCGCTGAGCCACCTGGCACG GGGGACCGCCGGCCGGCCCTGGGGGGGCTTCTGAGGAGCCAGAAGGAGTGTGGCTGGGAGATGCCAGCACCTGCAcgagccagccccaggcccctccttGGCTGGGGCCGCAAGGCCAAGAGGGGCAAGACTGGAGAGAGGCTGtccccagccccacacccctGA